The Microlunatus antarcticus DNA segment CGTGCGGTGCCGCTCGGTCAGCCCGTCGGCGGTCGCGACCACGTTCCGCAGGGCGGCCGGCGAGGCGAAGACGATGCGTGCGTCGACGGCGGCCGCGGCGTCGCCGAGCGCCGCGGCGGTCAGCGTGGCCGGGGCGGTGACGTCCATGTCGGGCACGGCGGCGGCGGTGCCGAGAGCCGGGCCGTAGAGGGCGAACGGCGCGAACGCCGCCACCCACGCGTCACTCGGGTCGAGCCCGTAGATCCCGGCCAGCCGGTCGACCTGGCCGCGCAGCTGGGTGCCGCGGTAGACGACGCCCTTGGCCGGGCCGGTCGCGCCGGAGGTGAAGAGCACCGCCGCGTCGGCGTCGAGCTCGGGCAGCGGCGGCAGGGTCGTCCCGGCCGTACGCAGCTCCGCACCGCGCGCCGTCAGGGCGGCGATCGACGGCGGGTGGTGCAGCGCCCGGGCCACAGGCCCTGGGAGCGTCCCGCTGACGAACCGACGACCCGGCACGCGCAGCACGTCCAGGGCGACGAGGGCCTTGGGGATGCCGATGACGTGATCGGGCCGGGCACTGCGCAGGGCGTGGGCCAGGCCGCGCAGGCCGAGACCCGCGTCGGCGACGACGATGACGGCGCCGACCCGCCAGCAGGCGAACACGGCGGTGGTCAGCGCGGCGCCCGGGGTCACGAGGACGGCGACCCGGTCACCGGCGCGGACCCCGGCGTCGGCGAGCCCGAGGGCGAGGTCGGCGATGCCCCGTTCCAGCTCGGCGAAGCTGGTCGAGCTGACCTTCCCGTCGTGCAGCTCGACGACGGCGGGCGCCGGGTCCTCGGAACGTGCCGTCAGCGGCGCCCAGAGGAAGCCCGGCTCGATCCGCTGCGGCGGTCGCGCGTCGTCGTCCACGTCGTCACCGGCGGGGTGGATGTTCTCGGCGATCCACTCCCACGCGATGCCCGCGGTCTCCGGGACGTCCTCGGTGACGAGGTGCGACGCCCGGCCGAAGCGGTGCACGTCGGCGTGCGGGAAGCGGTCGCGCAGGTCGGCGAGGTGCAGGTCGGTGAACACGGGGTCGCGCGCCCCCCACAGGAGCAGCACGGGGACGTCGAGGCCGCGGGCGCCCTCGGCGATCCGCTCCATGTCCGCGCGGCTCGGGTGCTCGGTCTCGAGCGGGACGTCGGCCACGAAGTCCCCGATCGCCGCACGCTCGGAGGCGTCGGCGTACGGGCCGGCCAGCGCGCGGCGCACCCCGAGGTCGAGCGGCGGGCGGGACAGCGCGGCCGCGCCGCGGACGAAGGTCGGCGTGGTGACGCAGAGGAGCCGGTTGAGCGCGGGTGTCCGGGCGAGCCGGATGAGGGCGGAGAAGGGCTGGTCCAGCGGCTGGAACAGCGCGGTGTTGGTGAGCACCAGCCCGACGACGAGGTCGCGGTGCTCGAGGGCCCAACCCGTGGAGACGAGGCCGCCCCAGTCGTGCGCGGCGACGACGACGGGACCCCGTACGCCGAGGGCCTCGGTCACCCGGCCCAGGTCGTCGACGCGACCCGCCAGACGGCGGGTCGGCACCTGCCGGGTCGACCAGCCCATGCCCAGCTGGTCGACCGCGACCACGCGCCAGCCCGGCCGTGCCTCGGCCAGGAACCGGCGCCACAGGTAGGACCAGGTCGGGTTGCCGTGGACGCAGAGCAGCGTGCCCTCGGTCGGCTCGACGCCGTTGTCGAGGACGTGCCAGCGCCGCGGCTGCCCGGCGGCGTCCTCGACCGTGAGGAAGCGCGACCAGGCCGGGTCCAGGCCCGGCAGCCCGTCGAGCGAGTCGCTCTGGGGCGAGGTCACCAGATGATCTCGGCGAAGGACGTGTTGAGGCCCGACCCGATGCCGAGCAGCACCACCTGCTGGCCCGGCTTGAGCAGCGGGACCTGCTTGGCGAGCGTGAAGGGCACCGCGGCCGAGGCCAGGTTGCCGAACGTCGGCACGGTCATCGGCAGCTGCTCGACCTCCGCACCGATGACCTGGGCCAGCGCCTTGAGGTGGACCACGGAGGTCTGGTGCGCGACGAACCAGTCGGCGTCCGCCCAGTCCCAGCCCTCGGCGATCGCGTCGTGCCAGGTCTGCCCGGCGAGCTCGATGCCGGCGTTGAAGAGCGCGCGGGAGTCGGTGGTCATCAGCGACATGCTGCCGATGCAGAGGTCCTTGTGCTGGCTGCCCGAACGGCTGACGCCGCCGGTCACCCGGTGGCCCTCGGAGTGCTCGCTCGCCCGGCCGAGCACCATGGCGGCCGCACCGGAGCCGAGCGTCAGCGTCGCGAACTGCAGCTTGAGGTCCTCGGCGGTGGCGTCGTCCCCGGCGAGGCGCTCGACGGTGTCGCCCTGCAGGCCACGCATGCCCTCGGCGTCGACGAGCAGCGCGTAGTCGACCTGCCCGGCGTCGATGAGCGAGCCCGCGAGCTGGATGCCGTTGAGGAAGCCGAGGCAGGCGTTCGTGACGTCGAAGTTGAGGCAGCTCGTCGAGAGGCCGAGCTGGTCGTGCACGCCGACCGCGTTCGCCGGCTCGATGCCGGTCCGGCACACGGAGGTGTTGATCAGCAGCCCGACCTGCGACGGGTCGACCCCGGCCTCGGCCAGCGCCTTCGCCCCGGCCATCGCGGCCGCGTCGACGAACGTCACGTCCTCGGGCCACCAGCGCCGCTCGGTCACCCCGGCGAGCTGCTCGACCATGCCCGGCTTCATCCCCGTGCGCTCGTACGTCCGCATCAAGCGCTCGTCGAGCTCCGCCGACGTCACCACCTCGGGCGCCTCGACGGCGCACACGGACAGCACCGCGGTGTCCTTCAACCGGTAGCTCGCGTTGCCTGTCATTCCCCGACCTTCACCCTCTCGGCGCGGCGCCCCTGACCGGCTCCGCGAACACCTTCTGACCAGCGCAAGAACCCGCGCCGGACCTCCACCACTATTCCACACCGGCGCTCCAGGACCCCTGCCCGCGAACCCTGGGTGGACCACGGTTCTCCTACCCCGAGCGGCGTGTTTCGCACCGCAGGACACGGGTACCTCTGACTTCGTGAAGTCCGTCTCCCCGCTCAACCCCGACGAGCCCCGCCGCGGCCGCATCCCGGCCGGCGGTGGCGAGAGCTGGCACGCGGACTGGCGGGCCGAGGCCGCCTGCGTCGGCGAGAACCTCGACATCTTCTTCCCCCTCGGTGACCAGGCCACCCACCACGCGCTCAGCAACCAGGCCAAGCAGGTCTGCGCCCGCTGCCCCGTGATGACCACCTGCCGCGCCTGGGCCCTCCGCACGAGCCCCGAGTTCGGCATCTTCGGCGGCCTCACCGCCCACGAGCGCCGCCTCGTCCGCGAGGGCCGCTGGAACGGCCAGGACGACCGCCGCGCCACCCGCGACGACACCGCCGCCTGACCCACCCCCTACCGCACCCCCCGAAGCGAGTCGGCGAGAAGCGGGCCGCCCCGCACCCTGAAGGCTGGCCCGCGTACGGCGGCGCTGAGCCTGGGTGGGTCTGGCGGGAGCCCGGGACGCCAAAGCCCGGGAGGCCCGAAGGCCATCCCGGGCGGATGGTTGCGAAGCGCCGCCGTACGCGGGCCAGCCGGCAGCAAAGCCGGGCCGGACCCGAGCACGACGAGGAGCTGCTAGTCCCCCGGCCACTCCCCCGTCAGCTTCTGGAACCCCTGGGCGCCGAGGCGGTCGACGAGCGCCTTGACGGCCGCGAAGATCGCGCCCTGGATGGTCGCCGCGATGACCACGCGGGCCAGGGTGTACTCGGCCTGCAGGGCGTCGGGGGCGTCGTCCTGACGGGCGACGCGCTTCCAGACCTGCTTGAAGATCGCGCCGGCCACCGCGCCGGCCGCGAGGCCGGAGATGAGCCCCACGGGGCGGTAGGCCAGCCGTGCTGCGTTCACCATGTACGTGCCTCCTTCTTCGTCCGGCTCACGAGCGAGCGCTACGGACGATCAACGTGACGACCAGCGCCGCTGCCCCGGCGCCGATGGCGGCCTGGGCGGCCAGCGGGAGCGCCCTGAACTTGTCCACGAGCGTACGGGACTGCGCCGCGGCCGAACCGGCGGCCGAGGCCACCGACTCGCGCGCGTCGGCGACGGCGTCCTGGACCTTCGCGCCCGCGTCGTGCACGGCCTCCTGGGCGTGCGCCTTCACGTCGAGCTTCTCGCTCAGCGCGTCGACGTTGGCGGCCAGGCGGTCGCGGGTGGCCTCGATGTTGGCCTGGATCTCGTCGGCCGTCTGCTTCTCGGCCGGCTGCTTCTCGTCCGTGCTGGGGGTGCTGTCGCTCATCGCTTGATCGACTCCTTGATCTCGGCCACGTCGGTCTTGACGCTCGCGATGGCCTGGGTGGGAACGGGGGGCGCCGCCTGGCTCAGCTTCTTCTTGCCGACGAGCGCGGCGATCCCGGCGACGATGAAGAGAACCACGGCGACGATCAGCGCGGCCAACCAGTTCGGCAGCGGGCCGGCGAGCGCCAGCACCGCGGCCGAGATCAGGACGCCCAGCCCGTACAGGGCGACGACCCCGGCGCCACCGAAGGCGCCGATCCCGATGCCGGCCTTCTTGGCCTTCTCGCCGACCTCGGCCTGGGCGAGGCGGATCTCGTCGCGGACCAGGGTGCTGAGGTCGGCGGACATGTTGCGGATGAGGTCGCCGACGGAGGCGTCGGCCGGGTCGACGTGCGCCACCGGCGTGGTGGTGGACGGGGTGTTCTCGGTC contains these protein-coding regions:
- a CDS encoding alpha/beta fold hydrolase, translated to MTSPQSDSLDGLPGLDPAWSRFLTVEDAAGQPRRWHVLDNGVEPTEGTLLCVHGNPTWSYLWRRFLAEARPGWRVVAVDQLGMGWSTRQVPTRRLAGRVDDLGRVTEALGVRGPVVVAAHDWGGLVSTGWALEHRDLVVGLVLTNTALFQPLDQPFSALIRLARTPALNRLLCVTTPTFVRGAAALSRPPLDLGVRRALAGPYADASERAAIGDFVADVPLETEHPSRADMERIAEGARGLDVPVLLLWGARDPVFTDLHLADLRDRFPHADVHRFGRASHLVTEDVPETAGIAWEWIAENIHPAGDDVDDDARPPQRIEPGFLWAPLTARSEDPAPAVVELHDGKVSSTSFAELERGIADLALGLADAGVRAGDRVAVLVTPGAALTTAVFACWRVGAVIVVADAGLGLRGLAHALRSARPDHVIGIPKALVALDVLRVPGRRFVSGTLPGPVARALHHPPSIAALTARGAELRTAGTTLPPLPELDADAAVLFTSGATGPAKGVVYRGTQLRGQVDRLAGIYGLDPSDAWVAAFAPFALYGPALGTAAAVPDMDVTAPATLTAAALGDAAAAVDARIVFASPAALRNVVATADGLTERHRTALGRVRVLMSAGAPVPVGLLRRVQELVPAAELHTPYGMTEVLPVADITLAGIEAAGPGDGVCVGRPVEGVQIALAPLDAEGRATGALTDAVGVTGEILVAADHRKQRYDRLWATERASSRDPGHHRTGDVGHLDAKGRLWVEGRLVHVLSTAQGPLTPVGVEQRVETLPDVVAAAVVGVGPAGTQQVVVVVVPVAGASRKRPLADADLTSVVRQVAGVDVAAVLAVPKLPTDIRHNSKIDRAAVSAWASRVLTGVRPGKLA
- a CDS encoding 3-oxoacyl-ACP synthase III, with protein sequence MTGNASYRLKDTAVLSVCAVEAPEVVTSAELDERLMRTYERTGMKPGMVEQLAGVTERRWWPEDVTFVDAAAMAGAKALAEAGVDPSQVGLLINTSVCRTGIEPANAVGVHDQLGLSTSCLNFDVTNACLGFLNGIQLAGSLIDAGQVDYALLVDAEGMRGLQGDTVERLAGDDATAEDLKLQFATLTLGSGAAAMVLGRASEHSEGHRVTGGVSRSGSQHKDLCIGSMSLMTTDSRALFNAGIELAGQTWHDAIAEGWDWADADWFVAHQTSVVHLKALAQVIGAEVEQLPMTVPTFGNLASAAVPFTLAKQVPLLKPGQQVVLLGIGSGLNTSFAEIIW
- a CDS encoding WhiB family transcriptional regulator — protein: MKSVSPLNPDEPRRGRIPAGGGESWHADWRAEAACVGENLDIFFPLGDQATHHALSNQAKQVCARCPVMTTCRAWALRTSPEFGIFGGLTAHERRLVREGRWNGQDDRRATRDDTAA
- a CDS encoding DUF4235 domain-containing protein; amino-acid sequence: MVNAARLAYRPVGLISGLAAGAVAGAIFKQVWKRVARQDDAPDALQAEYTLARVVIAATIQGAIFAAVKALVDRLGAQGFQKLTGEWPGD
- a CDS encoding DUF3618 domain-containing protein: MSDSTPSTDEKQPAEKQTADEIQANIEATRDRLAANVDALSEKLDVKAHAQEAVHDAGAKVQDAVADARESVASAAGSAAAQSRTLVDKFRALPLAAQAAIGAGAAALVVTLIVRSARS